The Planctomycetaceae bacterium genome contains the following window.
AAAGGGTCTTTTCACTTGTTTTGGATCCGATCAGCCCGCCAAACGCAATGTAGTGAAGACCAAGTGGATTGCACCCTGGCAACGCCCGTCGCCACAATGGCGGCATGTATCTTCGACGCTGTTACAAGGTCAAGGACGGCAAGCGGCATGCGTACTGGGCGCTGGTGGAGTCGGTGCGGACAGAGCGAGGCCCGCGCCAGCGGGTTGTGGCGCACCTGGGCCAGTTGGAGAAGTCAGCGGCCCGGGACTTGGCGGCGGGGCTGGGGCCTGCGGCTGATAGCCGCGGCACTGCCGCCGGCACGCTCTTTGACGAATCTCACCCGCACTGGGTGACGGTCGATGCATCGCGGATGGCGGTCGTCGGCTGCAAGGAATTGGGCGGGGCGCTGCTGGGCCTGGACCTGATGCATCGCCTGGGGTTGATGGAGTTCTTCCAGCGTGTGATGCCGGCCGGCCGCGAAGATGTCCCTTGGCCGGCGATGGCGGCCGTGCTGGTACTGTGCCGCCTGCTCGATCCCTCCAGCGAGTTGCACATCGCAGAGCACACCTACGAGCGGTCGGCCTTGTCGGACCTGCTGGCCGTGCCGGCGGCCAAGGTCAACGAAGACCGGCTGTACCGCGGCCTCGACGCGCTTTTGCCGCATAAAGAACAGTTGCAGGTCCACCTCAAGAACCGCCTGGGGCAACTGTTCCAACTGGACTACGACCTGATCCTCTACGACGTGACGAGCACCTACTTCGAGGGGCAGGCCGATGGCAACCCCATGGCCCGGCGCGGCTACAGCCGCGACCATCGCGGCGACTGCAAGCAGGTATGCATCGGGCTGGTGGTCAGCCGCTGCGGGATGCCGCTGGGCTACGAGGTCTTCGACGGCAACCGCAGCGATGTGACGACGCTCCAGGAGATCGTCACGACGATGGAGACCCGCTACGGCAAGGCCAATCGAATCTGGGTGGTGGACCGCGGCATGGTCAGCCAGGAGAACATGGAGTTCCTCAAGAACGGCTGCCGGCGGTACATCGTCGGTACGCCCAAGAGTCTGCTCAAGCAGTACCAGCGGCAACTGCTGGAAGAGAACTGGCAGACGATCCGGGCGGATCTGGAGGTCAAGCTCTGCCCCTCGCCCGACGGACAGGAGGTCTTCATCCTCTGCCGCAGCGGCCCGCGGCGCGACAAAGAGAAGGCGATGCATGAGCGATTCGTCCGACGGATCGAGCAAGGGCTGCTGGACCTTCAGGCCGCCTGCATCCGCCAGAGACAAGATCCCATCCTGATCGCCCAGCGCCTGGGCAAACTGATGGGCAAGAACTCGCGCGGGGCCGGCGGCTTCCAGACCGCGGTGCTGGCGGGCCGGGATGGCTCGGCGTGGCTGGACTGGTCCAAGGACCCCGCCTGGCAGGACTGGGCGGCCCTGAGTGAGGGCTGCTACATCCTGCGCAGCAACGTCACCGATTGGACGGACCATGAGTTGTGGGAGGCGTATATCCAACTCACGGAGGCCGAAGGGGCATTCCGCATTCATAAAAGCGACCTGTCGCTTCGGCCGATCTGGCACCAGAAGAGCGAGCGAGTGCAGGCCCACATCCTGGTGTGCTTCCTGGCCTACGTGCTGTGGAAGACCTTGGGGCAACTGTGTCGGCGTGCGGATCTGGGCGATGAGCCGCGCAAGGTTCTGGATGAACTCTCGCAGATTCAGGTGATCGATGTGACAGTGCCGACCCGCCGCACCGACGGCTCGACCGGGCCGCTACTGCACAAACGCTGTATCAGCCGCCCGACGGATCACCAGGCGATCCTGCTTCAGCGTTTGGGCCTGAACCTGCCGTCGAGGATGAAGATCATGCCCCCGCCGCTGACTGCTTCGTAGCGATGTAGTGAAGACTTTCAGGGCGCTGCCCTTGATAATAAAGCACTTACGTCGCCAACTGCGGAAGTTGGGGTAGTGCGCCGCCGTGGTGCTTGTTGCAGTGTGGGCCAAAAGTTCATCGAGGCGATCCGCAACTGTAAATGACGCAAACACGATGGAACCGCGACAGAAGCGTTATTAGCGGCGGAGCTCGCTCTGCACCTCAGCATTCAGAGCAGAGTAGAAGCCCTGACCTTCAATTCACTCAAGCGGCGCCTG
Protein-coding sequences here:
- a CDS encoding IS1634 family transposase; this translates as MYLRRCYKVKDGKRHAYWALVESVRTERGPRQRVVAHLGQLEKSAARDLAAGLGPAADSRGTAAGTLFDESHPHWVTVDASRMAVVGCKELGGALLGLDLMHRLGLMEFFQRVMPAGREDVPWPAMAAVLVLCRLLDPSSELHIAEHTYERSALSDLLAVPAAKVNEDRLYRGLDALLPHKEQLQVHLKNRLGQLFQLDYDLILYDVTSTYFEGQADGNPMARRGYSRDHRGDCKQVCIGLVVSRCGMPLGYEVFDGNRSDVTTLQEIVTTMETRYGKANRIWVVDRGMVSQENMEFLKNGCRRYIVGTPKSLLKQYQRQLLEENWQTIRADLEVKLCPSPDGQEVFILCRSGPRRDKEKAMHERFVRRIEQGLLDLQAACIRQRQDPILIAQRLGKLMGKNSRGAGGFQTAVLAGRDGSAWLDWSKDPAWQDWAALSEGCYILRSNVTDWTDHELWEAYIQLTEAEGAFRIHKSDLSLRPIWHQKSERVQAHILVCFLAYVLWKTLGQLCRRADLGDEPRKVLDELSQIQVIDVTVPTRRTDGSTGPLLHKRCISRPTDHQAILLQRLGLNLPSRMKIMPPPLTAS